The genomic interval TCAGCTCTATACGTGTTAACCCAGCCCACctctggaaaatgaaaataatagctGCTGGAGTTGAGAGGTCAAGGTTTTACACTAAACACCTATGAACCAAAATGAATGACCATTATTGTGGCACGTCTAGTAGTTAtctaatatttaatataatgcTCAAAATGCAAACATAATACAGGTTATATTTCAGCTTTGAAGAATTTCTTTCTTCCTTAATatctctccctttttccccAATTACTTAAAATTTACAGTTCAGAAATGTTGCACCAAAAACACTGAACTTAATGGTGATTTCCATTGTGGCTCAAACTCTCCtgatagttttcttttttccctatTGGACAAGTTTGGCTGAGCATAAACAAGCACGAGCAACATAAAGCACAGTAATATATAGTTGTGACACATTGAGTAGAACTAATTTCAACACTTGGATGGCAGTTGAAGCTGAAGTGTCACTCACAGACAGAGGATTCTGACTGAACGACTCGTCGTCCAGTTGGTTTTTGCTCAGGTCCAGCGTGTCCATGTTCGGCAGGCCATAGAAAGCTTGTGGCTCGAGGCCTCTGATGTCGTTCTCTGTAAAGATAAATCACATTAATATATGTGATGTAACATATGTAGTATATAATATGGCcgtgtaaagatttttttttgacaggcgCATGATAAAGGACTCAGATGTCATGTTGACATATAAGTGCTGAAAGTgttgttttgacatttatgACAATAATATGATTCAGTGAACTCgctaataacacacacacacacacacacacacacacacacacacacacacacacacacacacacacacacacacacacacacacacacacacacacacacacacacacacacacacacacacacacacacacacacacctgccatgTCCAGCTTTGCGGCCTCCAGGCTGTGGATGATTGGCAGGTGAGTCATGCCGAGGCCCCTGCAGCTGATTTCGGTGTCAGTGGCCTGACACTCGCCGAGCGGACTCGGAGTCACCGACTCTGtgaagctgctgtgtgtttctgtttgattGGTGGGAGGCTCAGTGGCCtctatttcttcttcctcctcctcctcctcttcttcttcctcctcctcctcctcttcttcctgacagtaaaaaaacatgacatgaccGACATGACAGAAAAGTCTTTCATTAACTCAATGGGTGGTTCAATGAgctaaagaaaaacagtttaaaaaagaagaaagaaacctcttcctcctcttcttcgtcttcgtcgtcgtcatcatcgtcatcgtcgtcatcatcgtcgtcgtcgtcgtcctcttcttcctcctcctcctcttgtgctTTCTCTTGATCCATCAGCCTCCTCTTGTCAGCATGAAGTTCCCTGAGAACAGCCATGAGAGCGCTGTATTCTCCCTTTCCACGCTTCCTCCAGCCCATCAGTGGTTGCCCCATTCCAGCCTACAAGCAAAAGAAGCACTAACATAATGAATTTGAGGAGTAAATCAGTGTATATGAGCAAAATCTTAAAGCTAAGAAATTTTGATTGTCAGTATTCACAAAGTGGATTTGTGAATTTGTCTGGTCATACTATTCTATAGGCATTGGCTTCCACCACAGCTGCATGTTTCTTCTTTCCCAAGGcgcctctccttcttctcccagCCTCCAGATTTCGGATATCAACTCTTTGCTGCTcaatctcctcttctccctccattATGAGATGCTCATCCTCACTCTCTTCACAAAGCAGAAGGGAAGAGGGGTCACAATTACAGACATAAATGGAAAAGgttgtttattttaatcagATGTATATGAGCTGaataacatgaaaaatgtgtcagttaATGAAGCACTTTTTATCTTGAAGcatgcagaagaagaaaaaaaagaacagcttaCCAGAAGAAAGGGTTGCACTTGAAACATGTGGATCCAACACTGTCACTGCTGCATCCGCTTCCAGTGGACGAATAGCTGCTGTTTCAAAGTCAGGTGCCGCAGAAGAAGGTTCAGAGTGTGCACCTAGTCCTGAAAGTAAAATTGTGCCACTCAGCCAAATGAACACGATCCGTGCCCTTTGTGTCCGCATTTCTGGATTCAATTCAAGCTTTTCCAGtcggaaaaaaaagtcaaaaacctTTTAAATCTTCAGGGCCGAAGAAGATGGGAATCCACAGAAAGTCCAGGGCAAGGAAACTGTGAGTATCAGTCAACGTGACAACTTACACCAGAGGATAAATCTCCAGGAAGCCCAAGACCTTCAAATTATTAACAATGGGAGTGAAAACTTTCTCTCTCATATTGCACATGTCCCCTTCTCAGAGTGAAACCTGAAATGAGGAAAGAGTGAGAGGATGGGAAGGAATATCAACaggcagaggtaaaaaaaaccccctctCACATTGTTAATAAGGGCCCTCGTTCATCGTACCATGAAATATACAGACccgccctgctcctcctcgtctcctgtgCCTTTCATAACTGTCTGCTAACACTAGGTGGCAAGACAGAGGTCTGCGGTGGAGATAAGAGGCAAGCGACAGACAGAAACTGGAACACAATACGTTTCATACACCTGCGAGAGATTCTAGCCGGACCTCGTCATGTAAGTTGACGTATGAATTTTGCGATCTGTCTTGTCAGTTTTGTGCTTTTCTTCCGACTGAATCAAACCGGGATCCACGTAGGGAATGCTGATCTCTGACCTTGGACAACAAGAGACGGGGTTAGTAGACAGTTCAGGATGGAGTCAACCTTGTTTGGCTGAGCTCCACTCGCATCCatgtatgaaaacaaacatggccTCTGAGAATCGGACAATGAGCCCATCTTTACATTCTGCACATATATACTGTGCGTGAACATCTTCACACTCAACGCCAAAGACAGGCAGGTGCCACTGGCTGAGCCAAAGCGGGATTTTCACTGTGGCCTGCAAACTGCTGACAGCCCCTCTTTATTTGCCCAGtaaccacatacacacacagctacCTGTTGAAATGTACATGGCTGTTGTTACAGCTCTGACAACCACTTCTGTGAGTGACAGGATTAATTTATAGATCAACATTTCAACAGTTCTTGGCCATTTatagggtttgttttttctggaaGTGCGGATCAGCTGATGAGACCGAGGCGACAGTAGAACCCAGACATGTTCCAAATAGCACATTGGACAACTTAGCACTAAACACTGAAACCCTCAGGTCCTGGTGTATTCGTCCAAGGTAAATAGCGATGCCGTCCAAAGGCCATTCATTTAAATCTTGACATGAGCATGCAGTAACCCACTGACCACATTCAACCTCATCCTAAACCCCAGTCTGACAACACCCAGGATTAACAATTTCCACTGCGGAGCATGGTActcatcacattacattcattgagCAGATGCGGcgatgaagatattacccaagaGTGCAAGAATTAATAGAGTagataaacattcatcaaataggcaaaaaccaACTTTGAGTGCTCATCgtagaagttgtttttttatataataaattcagggaggaaggtgcagtctgaacaggtgagttcaGTCTTTCAAGCGTAAAACATCCAAAACTGTAAAGACAGCTCTCAAAAGCAAGGTGGGTGTTGAAAGATAAAATTTCGAGAAATATTAATTAAATGCAGCAAAGTTATCTGCAAACagaataggattttttttcttaaagtgaAACACTCCAACAAAAAACTGCATGCTAACAAATACCCCATccctccaaaaaaataacaaaccaaaacataattcaaagtcttcaatataaaaaaagacatgtaGCAAACATCCAGTTAAATTAAGACTAAATgtctacagccatgctagcagaTGTAGCACAATGGTGCTTTGAGCTGAACACCAACATCAGTAAACCAGTGCTCTTGTTCGGCATTCTGAGATGGACAAGTGTTTTTGTTAGTATTCTGTCAAGATTATAGCACTAGTACAATTATCAATTTAATGACCATTGATATTTagaaaagacagacagctaATTTTTGggtcaattatttttatttcagcacaTCACAGAAATGAACAGGACGACAGGTGACCTGAAATGCAAGTAATACTGTGATTGCCCATGTGGTCAGGAACTGCGAGAGGAATGATAAAACTGTCCAGATTTAAACTGGTTCAACTTTTCACACTGGGTCTTTGAAGAACAGTTCTGGTACTCAGCCAAAGCATTTACAACTGTAGCTGAACACAGCTACAAAAGTAATCTAGTACATTAGATGTGACAAACAGTAActgctctgagaaaaaaaaaagatggaatgtAAGACAAGTGAAAAGGACATGAGGCATGGAGATTGAgaatatggaaaagaaaagacctAACGCAACAGTAGTTGTGGCCTGACAGTTCAGGAAGGTTCCGAACGTGGACAGATTGCTGGTATGATGGGATTTTGAATCCAACTGTTGGCATACCACATTTACAGTATTCTGCGAAGCTTTTGTCTGAGCCAATTCAAGCATACAGGAAACGAGAAAGGAATGCTGTCGCAGGATGAGCAGAACCTGGTAAGAGGTTACTAGTAGGTCCTTACAGAAAGGAATATTATTAACACTAAAGGCTCTGACCACACTTTGCggccatccctccatcacttcaGCTGTGTCAATGATGCACTGCACTTGAGTCAAAGCTACAAGATGGTATTTGAGCACAGAAGTCAATGGTCCTCGTGTGAACATGCCAGGGAGCTGTTAAGTTAGGCAGAAGGTTGGGTGCGACTCAACAGAGCAACAAGTGGGAGATCCGGAGCATCGCTTAGTTTGCAAAGGTCTGACGCACGGCCTTAGCAATGTGCTTGGCGCTTATGCCAAACAGGTCCAGCAGCTCAGTGGGCTTTCCACTGCGGGGAACGCCGGAGACGGCCAGTCTGTTCACAATGATGCCGGGCTCCGCGCCCACTGCTGCCAGCACTGCCTCACCAAGACCACCTGGACACAGGAGACAGACCATCAGAGAGGCCAAGAGTGCATCAAGACATAATCCTGGTGATGcgggtgttttcttttttagttcaAATCATCAAGACATGGCAAGGTTTTATTAAATACTCTACCAAGGAACTTGTCTTGAAATCTCACTCGAGATGGAGGGCCAGCCAATACCACTTAAAgggcagttagcgattctaaagcaatacacattttgtgtaaatCAGACAATATTTCCTCGCGGTCCACTAGCTGTTGCATCTATGTTGGCAGCGAAATAAAATCTGGGTTTCTGCCTTAGCCTTGGctttgtaaatcaaaaaaatggagcggaccgcaccacaacactgcgagtgcagtttgtaaagaCCACTCgtcaacaccttaagagatgtgctagcaGGTGGCAACCTGCTAGCAACTCCACgattttggcctagtggttagtgcgttggtctcccatacccaatGTATGGTTTGCAGCCCGGCCAAAGcagtaaaatcaacaacaaaagagtcaagctttctccaaaatctcttACTGACCCTTTTAGTGTGCAATCATGGCCCCAGGTGTATTCTTGGCAAGAAACAAAGCCTGCAAATTCTTAATCTATGGCACATGATTAAAGAACCCTGAAACATGACAAGcctaaaaacagaaaacaacccaCCCTCCTTGTAGTGGTCCTCCACGGTGATGATTTGACCACCTGTGGCTCTGGCACTGGAAAGAATGGTAGCAGCATCCAGAGGCTTGATGGTGAACGGGTCAATCACTCGGATGTTCTTTCCTAAGGGCAttcataaattatatttatcaGGCCAAACCAGATAAATGAGGAGTCGATGACCCCCATTTCCTGTATCGAATGATGGAATTGCAGATGGTGGTTTTAGGGTGTAGGCCTCAGACTAATTCCTACATTCATCCACTAGAGGGCAATGTGGGTTTACCTTCACTGGCCAGCatgtcagcagcagcaaggGCCTCGTGGAGAGTAATACCAGCTCCAATCACAGTCACCTGATCATTGTCAGACTGCCGCACCACCTGTTGTAGTTCAGACATGCATACATCAGTTTTTTCAGAGTCATTAGCATCTCTTCGTGTTGCCAATAACGCAGTGTAAAAACATTGTATCGATCATTACCTTGGCTACACCCACTTCAAACTTCTCATCTGGAGAGTAGAGGACTGCGGTCTCTGGTCTACTGGTACGGATGAAACAGATACCCTGAGAACATAGTGATGTGTTACAACATGTTACTCTCTCTCATCATTGCAAAGACAAACTTATTGGATAAGCTTCACTGCGAGGTGGCCCACCAACCTTTGTGTTGGCCGATAGCTCGACAGCCCTCTCCGTGGACACTGCGTCACTGGGGTAAAACACAGTGCATGTTGGGATGGCACGGAACATGGCCAAGTCCTCCAGGGCCATCTGGGAAGGACCATCCTCACCTGAAGGTGGGTCATGAGCTCAGTCAGGGACAAGGGGGCACGCAACTCTTCCCCAACAGAAAATAAGTgatgcagaagaagaaagctCACCGATGGAGATTCCACAGTGGGATCCCACCAGGTTGACGTTCGACTGAGAGATGGCTCCCATGCGGATCTGGTCATAGGCTCTAGACAGGAAGGCGGCAAATGTGCTGGCGAATGCGACCGTGCGGTCACGGGTGGCGCAGCCAATGGCCACTCCGACCTGCGACAGCATTCGTAAAATCAGTTAGTGTTAATGACATTGGATGAGATTAAGTAAAGGCTGGCGGCTCACGTAAACTGGTCACAGGTTACAAGCAGTAAAGAGAGGCTGGGATTATCAGGCTGGAGAATGAATAGTAACAGATTAGACCAATTGGGAGCAGATTATGGTAGTAAAGAGTGTAAAGTAAGTCAGATTTAGGAGTCTTTCATAACAGTTATATGATCAATTGCCTTCCGTGTTAACTGACTCCAaccatttttgaaaattatgcAGAAGAACTCTGACTAGTATGATTAATGTGTTTCAAAATGATCAGAATTCACTTAACtgcgtaaaaagaaaaaaatgcgcAACTGCATCAGAGGGAAAGCATCAAGAGCAATCAAATCACACTTCACAGGACCAAACTACTGTGTACCATGTTCTGTTCGGCGATGAAACACTCGATGTAACGGTCAGGGAAGGCCTTCTTGAAGGTCTCCGAGAAGGTGGAGTTCTTGGTGTCTCCATCAAGAGCCACCACTCTCTGGCTCGCCTCGCCCAGCTTGGCTAGAGCTACACCGTATGCTCGCCTTGTCGCCATCTGACAGAACAAAGGAAATGGGTGTaaatgaaagataaataaaaaaggtatttaATACAACACAATATTCTATATGAAGGTTCAATGTTATCTCGGGTGGTTTAATGATTAGCAAGGCTTCCAAACCACTAAGCAAACAAGAGACTTCTATGTCAACATTTTGCTTTACGCCACTGTCCTCTTGATCAATGACATATGAAGAGGCTTTGTACCAATTACAATCTGCCTGCATTAAGGAACAAGAGTACCTTGTCTCCTTTTTTGTAGGCTGGGGGTGAGGGTAGGGAGATGATGCTGAGGTCTGCAGGTGCCGTGTCATCATTGGGGAGTTCGGGGCAAAGGGTCTTGTTGGGGACCTGGATCTGAGCATTTAGATCTTTCAGGATGTTGTCGACTTTATCCTTGGGGATGGGCTTTCCATGCCAGTTATCAAGATCCTCAATATCTAAAGCCAAGCAATGAGCAAGACAATCAAATTCACAGAACTGAAGAAAAAGGTTAAGTAATCAATATTCAAcatatgaaaatgtcacttaCTTTTGAGTCCTTTGCCCTTGAAAGTCTTGGCTACAATGCAAGTGGGTTTGCCCTTGACCTGCTGAGCCTGCCAGAGCGCTTTGCACAGCTCCTCCACATCGTGTCCATCCACAACATAAGTGTTCCACCTGCAGAAATGTGCCATGATTTTTAACAACATGccacattaaaattaaacattaacCCAAAGCACGGGGATGTATCAAACTTTTGAGCAAACGTATAAATTATTAATCAAGCAAAGGGGCGCAGAGACGGAAACAAAAaggtcaacatttaaaaaagaggggTAGAGAGTCCTGCAATCACGTGAACAGGAATGTGCAAAATGTGGCCAGATAAATGAAACCCTTGACAATGTGAAATTACATAATGTTATATAGTACACAGTATAGTAATATAAAGACCACATTAAATCCCGTACCAACAGCTTTTGAAATTTGTGTATCACGAGATTCTGATTAGTCAACTgcaaaaatatgataataaaaagGCCATCTGTAATTTTGCTATTGCATTTAGAGTCGTTTCCAAGGTTGATGTGTGCCAACACCTCACGATGGACCCTTGGGGCATTAGATGACAACAGATGTGTGGAAATTTGGGAGTCGGTACTGACCCAAAAGCTTCACAGCGTTTGCGGTAGACCTCCATGTCGTGCTTCAGGGGCGCAGCCTCGCTCTGACCTAGCCGGTTGATGTCCATGATGGCCACCAGGTTGTCCAGCTTGTAGTAGGAGGCAAAGGCCATGGCCTCCCACACGGAACCCTCTGAACATTCTCCGTCACCCAGCATGCAGTATACGCGGTAACTATGGCAAAAATTGAGAAAGGGGGCAAGGGTCAATCATGCTATTGTTCTCAAAACAAAGAACCACTTTATCCTTCCCACTTATGTTACAGTCAAAACTGGATGCATCCCGTTGCCTTCTACAACCCAGATAATCTTGTTTCAGCATTGTTTATGCAagtacattattattatttttaggaTAATATTTTAGGATAAAACAATTGATTTGTTAAACATCATGGTGGTAGTTTTCCTCCAACAAAAGAAAGATCGGAGCATCTCATAGGCAAGGAACTCCGTTTTGAGTGCAGTGCAGAAACCTTTTGACCCTGTTGGCGCCTGCTGCGGAGTGGATTTAACACAATTACAACTAGATTACAACCGATTTATCCAGTTTACAGATTATGGGGCATCAGGAACCCAATAGTTAGAGCATTACACTCTTTTTAATCAATGCTGAGTCAACAACACAGtacatgacatcacatttacacaaagtCAGGACGGAGAAAAAAGAACTTCTGCCCTAAAGTAATCTACTTCTTAAACTTAACACACCATAAAATGGATTCTATTTGAATTAATGCTCAAAACTAAGCAAGTATGTTGCAGATCAACATTAGAAGTCtaaaaaaatctggatctacTCACCTGGATTTGTCGAAGTTTTTGCCAGTGTAGGCCATCCCACAGGCAGCCCCGAGACCCTGTCCCAGAGAGCCTGTTGCCACATCTACAAAATCCAGTTTCTGGTAAACAGGAAAGAGGGGAATAAAAATAAGTGATCATAGAGTAATGGGTACATCATATTCTCTGTTCTCCCCAAAAAACTAAAGGGAGGCTTACTGGTGTAGGATGCCCCTCCAGGTCGCAATCAATCTTGCGCAGGTTGAGCAGATCAGACTCCTTCACAAAACCTGCTTCTGCCCAGGCAGCATACAGGATAGGTGCAGCGTGGCCCTAgagacaatatatttttttattaaaagacaCTAGCATAACCAAAACTCAAGTACACTGACCTACtgaagaaaatctattttttgcCAACCTTTGAGAGCACAAAACGATCGTTGCACTGGTTGCGAGGATCGTCGGCTTTGTAGCGCATGGTGTGGAAGAAGAGCACAGACATGAGCTCGGCTGCACTGCAGCATGATGTCGGGtgactgaggagagagaaagagagagacagcccATTAGAGATTATAGTAAAAcacgtaaaaagaaaaaagaaacactcatGCACGTGTTGCTACATTCAGAATTCCTTACAAGAACACAAGGGTATATTAAGAATAATATTCTTAATCATTCCAGGAGAGTTTGGCGCAAACTTCCAAACAGAGATTTGGAGCTGAATCCCATTTTTAGGATAAGGGAATATCACTCGTACGTCAACAGGTTGTTAATTTGAAGCACGATCACCTCAGTTATGTTACTTCACGccagagctttaaaaaaaaaaaaaaaaaaagaggacaactTTCGAAACCGTTGGTTGCTGCACAACAGTGGTCCAAATATTGTAATCGACAGGTTTAGAAATTCTACATTACCCAACAGCATCACAGCTTCCCTGTGTGGGTAAGGTTACAAAACGGCATCATTTCAACCATGCTGGGAACACACTGGGTTATCTTATTCAAACATACACCATGGTCACTGTTAAattatacaattaaaaaaacccagtgcTCAGTTTACCCCGTGTCCTCTGCTTGAGACACAACCTGCTGAAAAAGACTGAGGTTAATTCATAGAAGCCGTAACAAAAGCAACCACATACTCCAAGTGTAATGTTACGTATCGGTCCCATAGTGAGGAACAACAAGTGATGAGCATGTGGTGTCAAAACTCAAAACACCCTTTGTTAAAGGGAGATATCATCATCAACACATTTGTCAAGGCCTCACAATCTGGACATTATTGGAACACACCGAGTGATACATTTCCTCCGGTGACACAAGGAAGTGACAAAAACTGGTTCTTcaacaaactttttcttttcagacgTTGCACTTTTGTCCCAAATCCAATGCTGGATATCTTGGGAGGGTGATAATTAATAAAAAGGAGTGTACTGGTAATCATGTAGACAATTTGAATGAAAGAACTTCGAAATAGGACTTTGTTAggtgataaataaatgaatgaatgaatgaattaatgtcTTGGTCAGCGCCATTTCCCCTGCTGTGTTAAGGTTCATATTCTGAAGGCtacaagacaagacaaaaacaaaaaaaatgaaaaaaaaatgtaatatgaaCAGtagtcaagtcaattttattttcaattcctgcaatatgttacagacatacagaggaattgaaaatccatttctctcagacccacggtgcaatagtataaaaaaataagataaatatatacacataaataaattctaaataatGCAAAATAAGGGTAAGGCGAAACCACACGTTatataaaaactaaagaaattgaaaatgtgcaatagaaaggaaatattgtacagtatgtaaaatatacaggaaactaaataaagagaataaattggaaaatgtgcaatataaaggacatGGAGTGCAGAAGAATGTTACTGAATGCAATAAATGTAGATGGGCActcattttattgtattgtttttctgaGACAAGTTTGATAGTAAGGAGTACTATCCTCTGGACACAAATTGAACAGCTGACCGTACTAAGAATCCACACCCAATATTGTAATTTGAATTACAAGCATGTGATGTTTTCCAAGCTCCCAAGATCAAGCTCTCCAACATCGAGAAGGAAAACCCTCCCGGGAAAACAAAGCTTCTGGGGACTTTCGGGATGAATCAACAACGCAACAGGTGACAAACTTCTTTCGTTTGCAGTCATAAccggtgtggtgccaaaaagtgatcgtccggCAGAAGCTGGCTTTTATCTGGATCAAACTTTCACAACGACCACATATACACAACTTCACGTCCGTAGCAATATCAAAcatatgtctttgtgaaatgttAACGTTTCGTGTCTGCCGTTTATATCGTGGCATGGTTTGCTCAGGGGAAAGACGATCCTATCGTTGTTAAGTTTTGCACATATCACTACAATAATTATAACTTTGGTTAACACGATGCGTTATGTATACAATTAAGACATTATTGCAATTATTCTTATGAACGCATGATTTTACCTGCTCTCTCCTAGATTATAACCCATGCACTTATCGTTAAACCCCACACAGCTGCCAAGATCAGtttctggcggacgatcactttttggcagcGCGCCGGCACCTCTTCCCTGCAGGCCGATTCAGGGGGCGTGGGTCTGCAGCGAAGTGAGTTTCGTCCtggcgcttttttttttagtttctcttTTTAGAGACGCGGCTGCAACTTTAATTAAATTGTGGCGTCGCGCTTGTCCACGAGATTCACCCTCGTGTGAGCTCATGTGATTCCTTGCTAGCTGGTGAACAGACAACGAGTGCTAATCATCATTTCCACCCGGGGACTTCCACAAGTGACAGTGAGCGACACGCAGCTCGACGCAACACGCCCGTCCTCAGACACCGGTCGTTTTCATTTGTCAGCGTCGCAATTAAAAACCCCCGCTGACTGTTAGCTTATGCTAAGTCTTAGCTTGCACCGTGGAAAACACATAACTGGACTCGAAACTAGCGTAACGTTTTCTCAAAAGTGAGATTACGTAATCAGCGGCCAGCCGCGTCGGCTGCGCGTGGAGGCAATCTGCTGCACGTGCAGCCGCAGGCCGCACACGTACAACACGTTCCGCTCGGTTCCGGGTTCTTTCCCTTTCTACAACACGCGTTTCTTTCTTATTCATATTCAACAACTCGCTGCGCATGACGCgagtgacttttcttttttgaatgacTCACCCGGAGTTGGAGGCGCACGTAGCCTTGATGGAGTGGATCCGCAGCTTGTTGGCGACGTCCTTCAGCCCCTGCAGGGTTTTCTCGTCGGGCTTGTGGTAGCTAGACATGCTttctggattcttttttttt from Scophthalmus maximus strain ysfricsl-2021 chromosome 3, ASM2237912v1, whole genome shotgun sequence carries:
- the LOC118316508 gene encoding nucleolar GTP-binding protein 2-like produces the protein MRTQRARIVFIWLSGTILLSGLGAHSEPSSAAPDFETAAIRPLEADAAVTVLDPHVSSATLSSESEDEHLIMEGEEEIEQQRVDIRNLEAGRRRRGALGKKKHAAVVEANAYRIAGMGQPLMGWRKRGKGEYSALMAVLRELHADKRRLMDQEKAQEEEEEEEDDDDDDDDDDDDDDDDEDEEEEAH
- the tktb gene encoding transketolase-like protein 2 is translated as MSSYHKPDEKTLQGLKDVANKLRIHSIKATCASNSGHPTSCCSAAELMSVLFFHTMRYKADDPRNQCNDRFVLSKGHAAPILYAAWAEAGFVKESDLLNLRKIDCDLEGHPTPKLDFVDVATGSLGQGLGAACGMAYTGKNFDKSSYRVYCMLGDGECSEGSVWEAMAFASYYKLDNLVAIMDINRLGQSEAAPLKHDMEVYRKRCEAFGWNTYVVDGHDVEELCKALWQAQQVKGKPTCIVAKTFKGKGLKNIEDLDNWHGKPIPKDKVDNILKDLNAQIQVPNKTLCPELPNDDTAPADLSIISLPSPPAYKKGDKMATRRAYGVALAKLGEASQRVVALDGDTKNSTFSETFKKAFPDRYIECFIAEQNMVGVAIGCATRDRTVAFASTFAAFLSRAYDQIRMGAISQSNVNLVGSHCGISIGEDGPSQMALEDLAMFRAIPTCTVFYPSDAVSTERAVELSANTKGICFIRTSRPETAVLYSPDEKFEVGVAKVVRQSDNDQVTVIGAGITLHEALAAADMLASEGKNIRVIDPFTIKPLDAATILSSARATGGQIITVEDHYKEGGLGEAVLAAVGAEPGIIVNRLAVSGVPRSGKPTELLDLFGISAKHIAKAVRQTFAN